Proteins co-encoded in one Megalops cyprinoides isolate fMegCyp1 chromosome 1, fMegCyp1.pri, whole genome shotgun sequence genomic window:
- the LOC118772456 gene encoding ras-related protein ORAB-1: MSTMNPEYDYLFKLLLIGDSGVGKSCLLLRFADDTYTESYISTIGVDFKIRTIELDGKTIKLQIWDTAGQERFRTITSSYYRGAHGIIVVYDVTDQESFNNVKQWLQEIDRYASENVNKLLVGNKCDLTTKKVVDYTTAKEFADSLGIPFLETSAKNATNVEQAFMTMAAEIKKRMGPGATAGGSVKSNVKIQSTPVKPSSGGCC, encoded by the exons tGACTATTTATTCAAGCTGCTTCTGATCGGTGACTCCGGCGTTGGAAAGTCTTGCCTTCTCCTCCGATTCGCA GACGACACATACACGGAAAGCTACATTAGCACTATCGGAGTGGACTTCAAAATAAGAACTATAGAATTAGACGGAAAGACGATCAAACTTCAGATC TGGGACACGGCAGGACAGGAGAGGTTTCGCACCATCACATCCAGTTACTACAGAGGAGCACATGGCATTATTGTAGTGTATGATGTTACAGACCAG GAGTCTTTCAATAACGTTAAACAGTGGCTACAGGAGATAGACCGCTATGCCAGTGAAAATGTCAACAAGTTGTTGGTAGGGAACAAGTGCGACCTGACAACAAAGAAGGTTGTGGACTACACAACGGCAAAG GAATTTGCAGACTCCCTAGGCATCCCCTTCTTGGAAACCAGCGCCAAGAACGCCACCAACGTAGAGCAGGCCTTCATGACCATGGCGGCGGAGATCAAGAAAAGGATGGGCCCCGGGGCCACCGCCGGCGGCTCGGTGAAGTCCAACGTGAAAATCCAGAGCACTCCGGTGAAGCCTTCCTCCGGAGGCTGCTGCTGA